A section of the Candidatus Latescibacterota bacterium genome encodes:
- a CDS encoding HigA family addiction module antidote protein: MPRKRPPTHPGEMLLEEFVKPLGVTQTELARRLEVSYPRLNEIIKGRRSVTPNTALRLSRVLGMSADFWLGLQHDWDLWHAMNSPEAKEISRLKPMLRDGSNVA; the protein is encoded by the coding sequence TGAAATGCTCCTTGAGGAGTTCGTTAAGCCGCTAGGTGTTACACAAACCGAACTGGCGAGACGTCTCGAGGTTTCGTATCCACGACTCAATGAAATCATCAAGGGGCGCCGCTCTGTGACCCCGAATACTGCGCTGCGGTTGTCTCGTGTTCTGGGTATGTCCGCCGATTTTTGGTTGGGACTTCAGCATGACTGGGATTTGTGGCACGCAATGAACAGTCCTGAAGCTAAAGAAATTTCGCGGTTGAAACCAATGTTGCGTGACGGAAGCAACGTCGCCTAA